From a single Paenibacillus sp. FSL W8-0426 genomic region:
- a CDS encoding YebC/PmpR family DNA-binding transcriptional regulator has translation MGRKWNNIKEKKASKDANTSRVYAKFGVEIYVAAKKGEPDPEANRALKVVLERAKTYNVPKAIIDRAMEKAKGSGDENYEELRYEGFGPNGAMVIVDALTNNVNRTAPEVRSAFNKNGGNMGVSGSVAYMFDPTAVIGVEGKTSEEVLEIMLEADVDVRDIVEEDEAVIVYADPDQFHAVQEAFKAAGVTEFTVAELTMLAQNYVQLPEDAQVQFEKLIDALEDLEDVQQVYHNVEFED, from the coding sequence ATGGGGCGCAAGTGGAATAATATCAAGGAAAAGAAAGCTTCAAAAGATGCCAACACGAGCCGGGTGTATGCCAAATTTGGCGTTGAGATTTACGTGGCTGCCAAGAAGGGCGAGCCGGACCCGGAAGCCAATCGCGCGTTGAAAGTGGTTCTGGAACGGGCCAAAACATATAATGTGCCAAAAGCGATCATTGACCGCGCCATGGAAAAAGCCAAAGGCAGCGGGGACGAAAACTATGAAGAACTCCGTTACGAAGGCTTCGGACCCAACGGAGCGATGGTCATCGTTGACGCGCTGACGAACAACGTAAACCGTACAGCGCCTGAAGTGCGCTCCGCGTTCAACAAAAACGGCGGCAACATGGGCGTCAGCGGTTCTGTTGCCTACATGTTCGATCCGACGGCGGTCATCGGCGTGGAAGGCAAAACCTCCGAGGAAGTGCTCGAAATAATGCTCGAAGCGGACGTTGACGTGCGTGACATCGTGGAGGAAGACGAAGCGGTGATCGTATATGCCGATCCGGACCAATTCCATGCGGTGCAGGAAGCGTTCAAAGCAGCGGGCGTGACCGAATTCACGGTCGCCGAGCTGACGATGCTGGCGCAAAACTATGTGCAGCTGCCTGAGGATGCGCAAGTGCAATTCGAGAAGCTGATCGATGCGCTGGAAGACCTTGAGGACGTGCAGCAGGTGTACCACAACGTAGAATTCGAAGATTAA
- a CDS encoding DinB family protein: protein MIRLFNYNWMVRNEWFERCTLLSNEELLRHRIGGPGSILYTLFHISDVEYSWIRGIQGQPDLQVQFESCKSLEQVKELSHCWMQETKAFLDTWSDNFEYETVIVPWTEGRYTKGEILRHVIAHEIHHMGQLSIWARELGIQPVSANVIGRGLFSS from the coding sequence TTGATAAGGTTATTTAATTATAACTGGATGGTAAGAAATGAATGGTTTGAGCGATGTACGCTACTCTCAAATGAAGAATTGCTTCGTCATCGAATTGGTGGGCCAGGCAGCATTCTTTATACCCTTTTCCATATCTCAGATGTGGAATATAGCTGGATTCGTGGAATACAAGGTCAACCTGATCTCCAAGTCCAATTTGAGAGCTGCAAGTCACTGGAACAAGTAAAAGAACTTTCTCATTGTTGGATGCAAGAAACAAAGGCATTTCTGGATACTTGGTCAGATAATTTCGAATACGAAACGGTTATAGTTCCATGGACTGAAGGACGTTATACCAAAGGTGAAATACTACGCCATGTCATTGCTCACGAAATTCATCATATGGGTCAACTATCCATATGGGCAAGAGAACTCGGGATTCAACCAGTATCAGCAAATGTAATTGGCAGAGGGCTGTTTTCAAGCTGA
- a CDS encoding DMT family transporter: MVITGILLAALAGALVSLQTIFNSKVNERTGPWSSTALVLFTGFLASFAISLLVEGKDTFSIQHMKPWYCFSGAIGVGVVFCLMQALKLLGPTYAISIVLTSQLSFALLFDSMGWLGLDKIPFSWNQLVGVLVIVAGILLFKLGGKSEKPNAVAPSREGQ; this comes from the coding sequence ATGGTCATCACCGGAATTTTGCTGGCAGCGCTCGCTGGAGCGCTTGTCAGCCTGCAAACCATTTTCAACAGCAAGGTCAACGAAAGAACGGGTCCCTGGTCATCTACCGCATTGGTGCTGTTCACCGGTTTTCTCGCCTCGTTTGCCATCTCCCTATTGGTGGAAGGAAAAGATACGTTCAGCATCCAACATATGAAGCCATGGTACTGCTTTAGCGGAGCGATCGGCGTCGGCGTTGTGTTCTGCCTCATGCAGGCGCTTAAGCTGCTTGGACCTACCTACGCCATTTCCATTGTGTTGACGTCCCAGCTGAGCTTTGCGCTGCTGTTCGACTCCATGGGCTGGCTTGGCCTGGATAAGATCCCCTTCTCCTGGAATCAGCTTGTCGGGGTACTGGTCATCGTCGCAGGTATTCTGTTGTTCAAGCTCGGTGGCAAGAGCGAGAAACCAAATGCGGTGGCGCCTAGCCGCGAGGGACAGTAA
- the cysI gene encoding assimilatory sulfite reductase (NADPH) hemoprotein subunit: MAYNNLLNPQRQNSDVEDIKIKSNYLRGSLTETLADRITGSIPEDDNRLMKHHGSYMQDDRDLRNERNKSKLEPAYQFMLRVRASGGIVTPEQWLMMDRVSQKYGNGTIRLTTRQSFQLHGVLKWNLKPTIREVNDALLSTLAACGDVNRNVMCNPNPNQSDVHAEVYEWACQVSNHLDPRTRAYHELWLDGEKIIDSRDNDEEVEPIYGKVYLPRKFKIGIAVPPSNDVDVFSQDLGFIAIVENGKLQGFNVAVGGGMGMTHGDSKTYPQVSKVIGFITPEKMIDVAEKTVTIQRDYGDRAVRKHARFKYTIDDRGLAWFVEELHNRLGWELEPAREFHFEHNGDRYGWVKGSNGRWHYTLFIQNGRVKDFEGYPLMTGLREIAKVHTGDFRLTANQNLIIGNISSQKKKKIEALMEQYNLTDGAHYSALRRSSMACVALPTCGLAMAESERYLPSLIDKLEPVLDEAGLRDEEIVIRMTGCPNGCARPMLAEIAFIGKAPGKYNLYLGGSFTGHRLNKLYKENIGEKEILDTLTPIIHRYAKERSEGEHFGDFVIRSGYVPEVLDGQQFHA; encoded by the coding sequence ATGGCTTATAACAATTTACTCAACCCGCAGCGCCAAAACAGCGATGTGGAAGACATAAAGATCAAGAGCAACTATTTGCGCGGAAGTTTGACCGAAACGCTGGCAGACCGGATCACCGGCTCCATTCCCGAAGACGACAACCGTTTGATGAAACACCACGGCAGCTACATGCAGGACGATCGCGATCTGCGCAACGAACGAAACAAATCCAAACTGGAGCCTGCGTACCAGTTCATGCTGCGCGTGCGAGCGTCGGGCGGTATCGTAACGCCTGAGCAATGGCTTATGATGGACCGGGTTTCCCAAAAGTACGGGAACGGCACGATTCGGTTGACGACGCGTCAATCCTTTCAGCTGCACGGCGTGCTGAAATGGAATTTGAAGCCCACGATTCGTGAAGTGAACGACGCCCTGCTCAGCACGTTGGCTGCATGCGGCGACGTCAACCGCAACGTTATGTGCAATCCGAATCCAAACCAATCCGACGTTCATGCCGAAGTGTATGAATGGGCTTGCCAGGTGAGCAACCATCTCGATCCGCGTACGCGGGCTTACCACGAGCTCTGGCTGGACGGCGAGAAAATCATCGATTCGCGCGACAATGACGAGGAGGTTGAACCGATCTACGGCAAAGTTTACCTGCCGCGCAAATTCAAGATCGGCATTGCCGTGCCGCCGTCCAATGACGTGGACGTTTTTTCCCAGGATTTAGGTTTTATCGCCATCGTGGAGAACGGCAAACTGCAGGGCTTCAATGTGGCAGTCGGCGGCGGCATGGGCATGACCCACGGCGATTCCAAAACGTATCCGCAAGTGTCGAAGGTGATCGGCTTCATCACGCCGGAGAAAATGATCGACGTGGCGGAGAAAACGGTCACGATCCAGCGGGATTACGGCGACCGTGCGGTGCGCAAGCATGCACGCTTCAAATATACGATCGACGATCGTGGCCTCGCTTGGTTCGTGGAGGAATTGCATAACCGTCTTGGCTGGGAACTGGAGCCTGCGCGCGAATTCCATTTCGAGCATAACGGTGACCGTTACGGCTGGGTTAAAGGAAGCAATGGCCGCTGGCATTACACCCTGTTCATCCAAAACGGCCGCGTCAAAGATTTTGAAGGTTACCCGCTGATGACGGGATTGCGGGAAATTGCCAAAGTCCATACCGGCGATTTCCGTCTGACCGCGAATCAGAACTTGATCATTGGCAATATCTCGAGCCAAAAGAAAAAAAAGATCGAAGCGTTGATGGAGCAGTACAACTTGACGGATGGAGCGCATTACTCCGCTTTGCGCCGCAGCTCGATGGCTTGCGTGGCCCTTCCGACATGCGGTCTGGCTATGGCGGAGTCCGAGCGCTACTTGCCATCCCTGATCGACAAGCTGGAGCCTGTGCTGGACGAAGCAGGCCTCAGAGACGAAGAGATCGTCATTCGCATGACGGGCTGCCCGAACGGCTGTGCACGCCCGATGTTGGCCGAGATTGCCTTTATCGGGAAAGCTCCGGGCAAATACAATCTGTATCTGGGCGGCAGTTTTACCGGACATCGACTCAATAAGCTTTATAAAGAAAACATCGGCGAAAAAGAGATTCTGGATACGTTGACGCCGATCATCCATCGATATGCGAAGGAACGCAGCGAAGGCGAGCATTTCGGCGACTTTGTCATCCGTTCCGGCTATGTGCCCGAGGTATTGGACGGACAGCAGTTCCATGCCTGA
- a CDS encoding SDR family NAD(P)-dependent oxidoreductase, giving the protein MKIMQDKIAIITGAASGIGKAGAIRLAREGAKVSLIDRNAERLEETVSELNEMGAEALHYAIDIRDEDQLKEAIGHTADRWGGRIDTVFANAGILGTVSPIEHFPPGEFERTLKNNLLGTVETVKHAIPYMKEHGGTITVTSSVSGNRQFAQAGFSAYSTSKAAISAFAKMAALELSQYGIRVNAICPGMIDTNIFESKEQEEHTSEIRFPFNIPDYGIPLTRKPGKPEDVAGLLLYLASDEARHITGTEVYIDGAEALIKG; this is encoded by the coding sequence ATGAAAATCATGCAGGACAAAATCGCGATCATTACGGGAGCAGCATCCGGAATCGGCAAGGCTGGTGCCATCCGTCTGGCCCGGGAAGGGGCAAAGGTCAGCCTGATCGACCGAAATGCCGAGCGGCTCGAGGAAACGGTATCCGAACTGAACGAAATGGGTGCCGAGGCGCTCCATTACGCGATAGACATCCGTGATGAGGATCAGTTAAAGGAAGCCATCGGGCATACAGCCGATCGTTGGGGAGGACGGATCGACACAGTGTTTGCCAATGCGGGCATTCTTGGAACCGTTTCGCCGATCGAGCATTTTCCACCCGGCGAGTTCGAGCGCACGTTGAAAAACAATTTGCTCGGCACGGTGGAGACGGTCAAACATGCCATCCCTTATATGAAAGAACACGGAGGAACGATTACCGTCACCAGTTCCGTCAGCGGCAACCGCCAATTTGCCCAAGCCGGGTTCTCGGCTTACAGCACGTCCAAGGCAGCCATCTCGGCGTTTGCTAAAATGGCCGCGCTCGAGCTTTCCCAATACGGCATTCGCGTCAACGCAATCTGCCCCGGCATGATCGACACGAACATTTTCGAGTCGAAGGAGCAGGAGGAGCATACGTCTGAGATTCGCTTTCCGTTCAACATTCCCGATTACGGCATTCCGCTGACGCGCAAACCCGGCAAACCGGAGGACGTGGCCGGATTGCTGCTGTATCTTGCCTCAGACGAAGCGAGGCACATTACCGGGACCGAGGTATATATCGACGGAGCGGAGGCGCTTATTAAAGGATAG